A DNA window from Methanobacterium spitsbergense contains the following coding sequences:
- a CDS encoding zinc ribbon domain-containing protein, translating to MGYLICNKCGGYYELKKGESIDDFDICECGGKFTFIEEIEGLTKSSVLMIKCPSCGNNNPEDSKYCLSCGEYMKPIKGRENLLDFLDFPALFIISILAVIIFILSSIIFGDLGNNSILFIDNNQPDNNLPKGIYLILIIFIGICAGLLVKGNYKKNALHGALVLMPSVIFGVVSFYSEMNTLLQYIASPNPIISLMIGSLSIVLLILMILAYSLLGGIGGLIGSIIHNKFKLDDNKLWKRLTEKIYHNKKINIKELRFGYFSFLLTILLVTLWSVFG from the coding sequence ATGGGGTATTTAATTTGTAATAAATGTGGCGGCTATTATGAGCTCAAAAAAGGCGAATCAATAGATGATTTTGATATTTGTGAATGTGGTGGAAAATTTACTTTTATTGAAGAAATTGAAGGATTAACAAAATCGTCAGTTTTAATGATAAAATGTCCTTCTTGTGGAAATAATAATCCCGAAGATTCTAAATACTGTTTATCTTGTGGGGAATATATGAAGCCTATCAAAGGCCGGGAAAATCTTTTAGATTTTTTAGATTTTCCTGCACTTTTCATTATTTCGATTTTAGCAGTGATTATATTCATTTTAAGCTCAATTATCTTCGGTGATCTTGGGAACAACTCTATTTTATTTATTGATAATAATCAACCGGATAATAATCTTCCAAAGGGCATTTATCTAATACTTATTATCTTTATTGGTATATGTGCTGGTCTTTTAGTAAAAGGAAACTATAAAAAAAATGCGTTACATGGAGCACTAGTTTTAATGCCTTCAGTAATATTTGGTGTGGTTTCATTTTACTCTGAAATGAATACTTTATTACAATACATTGCTTCTCCTAATCCAATAATTAGTTTAATGATAGGCAGTTTATCAATTGTATTGTTAATATTAATGATATTAGCATACTCACTTCTTGGTGGAATAGGTGGTCTAATTGGTTCAATCATTCATAACAAGTTTAAATTAGACGATAATAAATTATGGAAACGACTAACGGAAAAAATATACCATAATAAAAAAATTAACATCAAAGAGTTAAGATTTGGTTATTTTTCATTCTTATTGACTATTTTGTTAGTAACTCTTTGGAGTGTATTCGGTTAA
- the albA gene encoding DNA-binding protein Alba: MSDENIVYIGNKPVMNYVLAVVTQMNTGVPEVMLKARGRAISRAVDVAEIVRNRFMTDLEVGSIDISTEEMTSREGSNSNVSAIEIKLCKTE, encoded by the coding sequence ATGTCAGATGAAAATATCGTATACATTGGAAATAAACCAGTAATGAACTATGTATTAGCTGTAGTAACTCAGATGAATACCGGAGTCCCCGAAGTAATGTTGAAAGCAAGAGGAAGAGCAATCAGCAGAGCAGTTGATGTTGCAGAGATTGTAAGGAACAGATTTATGACCGATTTAGAAGTAGGTTCCATAGATATCAGCACAGAAGAAATGACCAGCAGAGAAGGATCAAACAGTAATGTTTCAGCCATTGAAATAAAACTCTGCAAGACAGAATAA
- a CDS encoding alpha-1,2-fucosyltransferase: protein MITVKIKGGLGNQLFQYAFGRSLSYDLNTELSFDLSYFDTEYSKSLRHSIYGLKLFNIKENIETINFSNEIDEESSKHKYYQEASFNEITGFPSLNNFNNIQLPAYFDGYWQSEKYFIHNENIIRNELEFKIPLNGKNKIIAEDILDHNSVAMHIRRGDYHNQPHFGMCDTDYYNKSVSFIEKQVENPKFYIFSNDHQWVKKNIHIPHPTYHITHNDVEKGYEDLRLMSLCKHFIIANSSFSWWGAWLSRNNDKIVTIPNPWFISRLPGTRYIDKGKHFYPIKNDYSEVFNDSSLILFSLNPSKYSIDIPSIKNVDLKVDNNMLNIHTLGNNSKLYLKEIHKLNDNNEVIMKISLKTKSSDLIRLNYTTENSSTYNFNNSFHSYYYENEDIDIYVYLSKEVLLTNLMIEPATNKGSNITIKSLEIREIHNSKNYSSLFSNNISNTISKVISTEKHLTEIDNKLKKTEYKLEQTDKQLNQTQKQLKAYHESFMKMEKTEKKILFKYDSLKAHFYETQYLNNNGRPIIQRIISWFPSLYILLRMRKSGIKNALINMKGYQSIKKEHLLNIGYYLKNNSDVRISGKDPIIHYIYHGYKEGRKPNPTFDGDYYLEIHSDVKTLNLNPLVHYSLYGINEERITHNQVND, encoded by the coding sequence ATGATAACAGTTAAAATAAAAGGAGGTCTTGGAAATCAATTATTCCAATATGCTTTTGGTCGTTCATTATCCTATGATTTAAATACTGAACTATCATTTGATTTATCCTATTTTGATACAGAATATTCTAAATCTTTGAGGCATTCCATTTATGGTCTAAAACTTTTCAATATTAAAGAAAACATTGAAACGATTAACTTTTCAAATGAGATAGATGAAGAATCATCAAAACATAAATATTATCAAGAAGCTTCTTTCAATGAAATAACTGGTTTTCCGTCTTTAAATAATTTCAATAACATACAACTTCCAGCATATTTTGATGGATATTGGCAATCTGAAAAATATTTCATACACAATGAAAACATAATTAGAAATGAGTTAGAATTTAAGATTCCTCTTAATGGAAAAAATAAAATAATTGCTGAAGATATCTTAGATCATAACTCAGTTGCTATGCATATTCGTAGAGGAGATTATCATAATCAACCTCATTTTGGGATGTGTGATACTGATTACTACAATAAATCAGTCTCTTTTATTGAGAAACAAGTTGAAAATCCTAAATTTTATATTTTTTCTAATGATCATCAATGGGTTAAGAAAAATATCCATATTCCACACCCCACATATCATATCACACATAACGATGTTGAAAAGGGGTATGAAGACCTTCGTTTGATGTCATTATGCAAACATTTTATAATAGCCAATAGTTCATTTAGTTGGTGGGGTGCTTGGTTATCTAGAAATAATGATAAAATAGTAACAATACCAAACCCCTGGTTTATTTCTCGCCTACCCGGTACTAGATACATAGATAAGGGTAAACATTTTTATCCTATTAAGAATGATTATAGTGAAGTTTTCAACGATTCTAGTCTAATTTTATTTAGTTTAAACCCATCTAAATATTCCATAGATATTCCTTCAATTAAAAATGTGGATTTAAAAGTTGATAATAATATGTTAAATATCCACACATTAGGAAATAATTCTAAATTATATTTAAAAGAAATTCACAAATTGAATGATAATAATGAAGTTATAATGAAAATATCCCTAAAAACAAAATCCTCTGATCTTATACGATTGAATTATACCACCGAAAACTCTTCCACCTATAATTTTAATAATAGCTTCCATTCCTATTATTATGAAAACGAGGATATTGATATTTACGTATATTTATCAAAAGAAGTTTTGTTAACCAACTTGATGATAGAACCAGCTACAAATAAAGGGTCTAACATTACCATAAAATCATTAGAAATTCGTGAAATTCATAATTCTAAAAATTATTCTTCCCTTTTTTCAAACAACATATCGAACACCATCTCAAAAGTAATAAGTACAGAAAAACATTTGACTGAAATAGATAATAAACTAAAAAAAACAGAATACAAACTTGAACAAACCGATAAGCAACTTAATCAAACACAAAAACAATTGAAAGCATATCATGAATCTTTCATGAAAATGGAAAAAACTGAAAAAAAGATTTTATTTAAATATGATAGTCTTAAGGCCCATTTTTATGAAACTCAATACTTGAACAATAATGGTAGACCAATTATTCAGCGTATAATTTCATGGTTCCCCAGTTTATATATACTTCTCAGAATGAGAAAAAGCGGCATTAAAAATGCTTTAATAAACATGAAAGGGTATCAGTCCATAAAAAAAGAACATCTATTAAATATCGGTTATTATTTAAAAAATAATAGTGATGTAAGAATATCTGGTAAGGATCCTATAATTCACTATATCTATCATGGTTATAAGGAAGGGCG